A single region of the Bacteroidota bacterium genome encodes:
- a CDS encoding ABC transporter ATP-binding protein: MNPVIKLTNAGVSFSKHAIQQRSLKYSLSTILDEKEKPRFYALANVSLSIGDGEHVGIIGRNGAGKTTLMRVIARVITPQAGGVYVNTKRHVVPLLELGIGFHGDLSGRENCVLAGILMGYSKREIEQKIPGIIEFSELGDFFDEPVKAYSSGMYARLAFALATDVQPDVLLVDEVFGVGDEFFMRKCVVRMQHLMRSGTTTVFVSHNLDFLVTQCERLVWLDKGRVVMDGSSLDVANAYRTSGGNYD, from the coding sequence ATGAACCCTGTCATCAAACTTACGAATGCCGGCGTGAGCTTCTCCAAACATGCTATTCAACAGAGGAGCTTGAAATACTCCCTTTCAACCATACTGGATGAGAAAGAGAAACCGAGATTTTATGCGCTCGCAAATGTTTCGTTGAGCATTGGCGACGGCGAGCATGTGGGAATAATCGGCCGGAATGGAGCGGGCAAAACGACGCTGATGCGCGTGATAGCGCGGGTTATTACGCCGCAAGCAGGCGGAGTCTACGTCAACACGAAGAGACATGTCGTTCCGTTGCTCGAACTGGGGATAGGATTCCACGGGGATTTGTCCGGCCGCGAAAACTGTGTTCTGGCCGGAATCCTGATGGGATATTCGAAACGGGAGATCGAACAGAAAATTCCCGGGATCATCGAGTTCTCGGAATTGGGGGATTTCTTTGATGAGCCGGTGAAGGCATACTCTTCGGGCATGTATGCGCGGCTCGCGTTTGCCCTTGCCACGGACGTTCAGCCCGATGTGCTGCTGGTTGATGAAGTATTCGGCGTGGGGGATGAGTTTTTCATGCGAAAATGTGTTGTTCGAATGCAGCACCTCATGCGTAGCGGCACGACGACGGTGTTTGTTTCGCATAATCTGGATTTTCTCGTCACACAATGCGAACGTCTCGTGTGGCTGGACAAGGGTCGGGTTGTAATGGATGGCTCGTCACTGGATGTTGCCAATGCGTATCGAACTTCGGGAGGTAACTATGACTGA
- a CDS encoding class I SAM-dependent methyltransferase encodes MMNTYNKLCDAADWFRPGINEIIRKELREVPRFHRKQWEFAMIVQALRDCGKLEPETYGLSMGGGKELVAYAIARHVRQLVITDLYEMNTSWDCAKTESPDGFIRENRPFPVDDAKLKALRMDMRDLQFPDNTFDFCYSTCAVEHIGGREDFLKHFNEVARVLKDDGVYVFTTEVLYGNEPIKDEHNYVFSFPFLADILAESGLVAENLFDARISHHTIHRPIPSNLINLSYSAETNLPGKFMQESVHLQLLRGKHPFTCGIFTLRKKKTARSTQRLQVIGLDETKR; translated from the coding sequence ATGATGAACACGTACAACAAACTCTGCGATGCAGCCGATTGGTTTCGTCCGGGTATCAATGAGATCATCCGGAAGGAACTGCGGGAAGTTCCACGGTTCCATAGGAAGCAATGGGAGTTTGCCATGATCGTGCAAGCGCTTCGCGACTGCGGCAAGCTTGAGCCCGAAACATACGGATTGTCAATGGGAGGAGGGAAGGAGCTGGTTGCGTATGCGATTGCCCGGCATGTCCGGCAACTGGTCATTACCGATCTGTACGAGATGAACACGTCGTGGGATTGTGCGAAGACGGAAAGCCCCGACGGATTCATTCGCGAAAACAGGCCGTTTCCGGTTGACGATGCGAAGCTGAAAGCCCTCCGGATGGATATGCGGGACCTGCAGTTTCCCGACAACACGTTCGACTTCTGCTATTCAACGTGCGCGGTTGAACACATAGGAGGGCGGGAAGATTTTCTGAAACACTTCAACGAAGTTGCCCGCGTCTTGAAAGATGACGGCGTGTATGTGTTCACAACGGAAGTCCTGTACGGCAACGAACCAATCAAAGATGAACACAATTACGTTTTTTCGTTTCCCTTTCTTGCAGACATACTTGCAGAAAGCGGCCTTGTTGCCGAGAATCTTTTTGATGCCCGAATTTCGCATCACACAATCCACCGTCCGATTCCTTCGAACCTGATCAACCTGTCATATTCCGCGGAAACGAACCTACCCGGCAAGTTCATGCAAGAAAGTGTGCACCTTCAACTCCTGCGCGGCAAACATCCTTTCACGTGCGGGATATTCACACTCAGGAAAAAGAAGACGGCGAGAAGTACGCAACGGCTGCAGGTAATCGGACTTGATGAGACGAAGCGCTGA
- a CDS encoding sigma-70 family RNA polymerase sigma factor, producing MLHQFFSINGDAMYNEPLFTQEALTHIDAVRNFAFKLCRDEHYTNDLVQETMLKACKSFHTYQEGTNCRAWLFQICKNSYINDYRRKQYETIPMDFLDDGGTHHDDTVSRTGRVLLIDYRSSDAHEAMIGDEIAKALETLPSDYQTALILSDIEGCTYEEIAEFSQTPIGTVRSRIHRGRKLLARQLENYARRQGYGPSHFSSDVQN from the coding sequence ATGCTCCATCAGTTCTTTTCCATAAACGGTGATGCCATGTACAACGAACCCCTGTTCACTCAGGAAGCCCTTACACACATCGACGCTGTCCGGAACTTTGCATTCAAGCTGTGCCGTGACGAGCACTACACCAACGATCTGGTACAGGAAACAATGCTCAAGGCATGCAAATCGTTTCATACATATCAGGAAGGTACGAACTGTCGTGCATGGCTTTTTCAGATCTGCAAGAATTCGTACATCAACGACTACCGCCGCAAGCAGTACGAGACCATTCCTATGGATTTTCTCGATGATGGGGGAACACACCACGACGACACTGTTTCGCGAACGGGCAGGGTACTGCTGATCGACTACCGATCGTCCGATGCGCATGAGGCGATGATAGGAGATGAGATTGCCAAAGCGCTCGAGACTCTTCCGTCTGATTACCAGACTGCTTTGATTCTGAGCGACATTGAAGGCTGCACATACGAGGAAATTGCGGAGTTCTCCCAGACTCCTATCGGGACTGTTCGTTCACGGATTCATCGGGGACGCAAACTCCTGGCCCGGCAGTTGGAAAACTATGCGCGTCGCCAAGGCTATGGTCCCTCGCATTTTTCTTCCGACGTGCAGAACTAA
- a CDS encoding ABC transporter permease — protein MDITIAQRFVWFYALTQLKLKYRYTALGFLWNFLEPALFLLILSIIFSVVNGMNVADYAVFLFAALMPWRYFEKVVNTSMESIVGGEWLLKKLYVSPYALPLTRWMVASLEFLISLSVVFGLFLLFHHSFTIHLVVLPLAIIPWAMLGLGGGLIAAVLYTFFRDVKTIVQMGLMLVFFSSPILFRADAFADGSLQGRLLQFHPITYFAALFQKPIYYASWPGSADWGVAFGVSAVVLLVGLYSVDKYKHEFYFYL, from the coding sequence ATGGACATTACAATCGCACAACGGTTCGTCTGGTTTTATGCTCTTACCCAACTGAAATTGAAATACCGTTACACAGCGTTGGGTTTTCTGTGGAATTTTCTGGAGCCCGCACTCTTTTTGCTGATACTCAGCATCATCTTTTCCGTTGTTAACGGGATGAATGTTGCAGACTATGCCGTGTTTCTGTTTGCTGCATTAATGCCCTGGCGCTATTTCGAAAAAGTAGTCAATACCTCCATGGAATCGATTGTTGGAGGTGAATGGCTGCTCAAGAAACTGTATGTTTCTCCCTACGCGCTGCCGCTGACGCGCTGGATGGTTGCAAGCCTCGAATTCCTCATCTCGCTTTCCGTCGTGTTTGGACTGTTCTTGCTCTTCCATCACTCGTTCACGATTCACCTGGTCGTATTGCCTCTTGCAATCATTCCGTGGGCGATGCTGGGGCTCGGGGGCGGATTGATCGCTGCTGTGTTGTACACATTCTTCCGCGATGTCAAGACGATTGTTCAAATGGGATTGATGCTTGTCTTCTTCTCCTCACCGATTCTGTTTCGTGCGGATGCGTTTGCAGACGGATCGTTGCAGGGGCGTCTGCTGCAGTTCCATCCTATCACGTACTTTGCGGCGTTGTTTCAGAAGCCAATCTACTATGCATCCTGGCCGGGCAGCGCTGATTGGGGCGTTGCATTCGGTGTCAGCGCGGTGGTTCTGCTTGTCGGGTTGTATTCTGTTGACAAATACAAACACGAATTCTACTTCTATTTGTGA
- a CDS encoding glycosyltransferase family 4 protein gives MTEPVIINATNLGKYIDGLGVYTLNLIRELAQLQTDLRFIIYVNKNCREHIRDIRFSERCELRWVSSCVSPDYRFRGHLMRLLFSNILSLMHKRSLIFVSTQLEALFFHKNQIVTIHDIIPLLFKASHRKQYFYYKYLLGFALRKAKSVITPSQHTKDLLLKHYQLTEAQVRVIHNGVRQSLQVATEMKKNSGEKYILFTGRLVGMKNVEGLLRAFCLIKDEVPHRLIMTGHGTRRMKHRLRSLCREGCGLDEGRVVYRGHVSSEEMEELLNKASLLVFPSFYEGFGFPPLEGMTHGCPVVVSNVSCLPEVCADAALYVDPYDVQSIAGAMRTMLTDAHLRQLMIVRGVERAQHFRWDVSARLHVEAFSEVLHA, from the coding sequence ATGACTGAGCCCGTTATCATTAACGCAACAAATTTAGGCAAGTACATTGATGGCCTCGGGGTTTACACACTCAACCTGATCCGCGAGTTGGCGCAATTGCAAACGGACTTGCGGTTCATCATCTACGTCAACAAGAACTGCCGCGAACATATCCGTGACATCCGGTTCTCTGAACGATGCGAACTTCGATGGGTGAGTTCCTGTGTCTCTCCCGACTACCGGTTCCGGGGGCATTTGATGCGCTTGTTGTTCTCCAACATTCTGTCATTGATGCATAAACGTTCGTTGATTTTTGTCTCGACCCAGCTCGAAGCATTGTTCTTTCATAAGAATCAGATTGTCACCATTCACGATATTATTCCGTTGTTGTTCAAGGCCAGCCATCGGAAACAGTATTTCTACTACAAGTATCTGTTAGGATTTGCCCTGCGAAAGGCAAAGTCGGTAATTACACCTTCGCAACATACAAAGGATTTGTTGCTCAAACATTATCAGCTTACCGAGGCGCAGGTGAGGGTCATTCACAACGGTGTCCGGCAATCACTGCAGGTTGCCACCGAGATGAAGAAGAACTCCGGCGAGAAATACATTCTCTTCACCGGACGGCTTGTCGGGATGAAGAATGTTGAGGGTCTGCTGCGTGCATTTTGTCTGATAAAGGATGAAGTGCCGCATAGGCTGATCATGACGGGACACGGAACCCGGCGTATGAAACACAGGCTGCGCTCTCTTTGTCGTGAGGGATGCGGCCTTGATGAGGGGAGGGTTGTGTATCGCGGGCATGTGTCATCGGAAGAGATGGAAGAGTTGCTCAACAAGGCGTCTCTCCTTGTGTTCCCGTCGTTCTATGAGGGCTTTGGCTTTCCGCCGCTGGAAGGCATGACACACGGCTGCCCCGTTGTTGTTTCGAACGTTTCATGTTTGCCTGAAGTCTGCGCTGATGCCGCACTGTACGTGGATCCGTATGACGTGCAGAGTATCGCAGGCGCGATGCGCACAATGTTGACCGACGCGCATCTCCGGCAATTGATGATTGTTCGGGGGGTTGAAAGGGCACAACACTTTCGCTGGGATGTTTCGGCCAGGCTGCACGTCGAGGCATTCAGCGAAGTGTTGCACGCATAA
- a CDS encoding T9SS type A sorting domain-containing protein produces MTNTPEIVFYSLPLTLGTTWNYAYVETLQVSLLGIPLINEVTSHSVTQTVDAFGTITLPGSFGTHQALRIRQDDRTPSGRRVSYEFIAQNGASVNVVAADTLQPGSGTINISPSSTTWSGALPTDVRVSNEVPSEFALRQNYPNPFNPSTTIEYQVAAAEFVSLKVYNLLGQEVATLVNELKQPGTYRTSWNADGEPSGTYFYRMNGGSFNATGRMIVVK; encoded by the coding sequence ATGACGAATACTCCGGAGATTGTTTTCTACTCGTTGCCGCTCACTCTCGGAACGACTTGGAATTACGCCTATGTGGAGACTCTCCAAGTGAGCCTGCTCGGCATCCCTCTTATCAATGAGGTTACCAGCCACAGCGTCACCCAAACGGTTGATGCGTTCGGAACAATAACGCTGCCGGGCAGCTTCGGAACGCATCAGGCACTGCGAATCCGGCAGGATGACCGGACGCCGTCCGGGCGGAGAGTGAGCTACGAATTTATCGCGCAAAATGGTGCCTCAGTCAACGTTGTGGCCGCCGATACGCTGCAACCCGGTAGCGGCACAATCAACATCAGCCCGAGTTCAACTACGTGGAGCGGGGCGTTGCCAACCGATGTTCGAGTAAGCAACGAGGTTCCTTCCGAATTCGCATTGAGGCAGAACTACCCGAATCCCTTCAACCCTTCCACGACCATTGAGTATCAGGTTGCAGCAGCGGAGTTTGTCTCGCTGAAGGTGTACAACCTCCTGGGGCAGGAAGTTGCGACATTGGTGAACGAGTTGAAGCAGCCCGGCACCTACCGAACCAGCTGGAATGCCGATGGCGAACCCAGCGGAACCTACTTCTACAGAATGAACGGCGGCTCGTTCAACGCTACCGGAAGGATGATAGTGGTGAAGTGA